CGTTCCGGCAAGTCGAGGAAGAGCAACTGTGAAGTTCATGAAACTCGATCGCCAATACACCCCAGCAATGCTCTAGAAGGGACGAGACATCAAGCCTATCCCGTCAAGTTCAACACGCCTTCAAGCACGTTAGCCACCCTTCCAGGGTAATCAAGTTACGATCGACTGTAGGTTAAGTATTGCAAAATTCCCTGGGCGATCGCATCAGCTATCTGTTGCTGGGCAATGGGATTACGCAACCGATTCGCATCCTCATAACCAGATACATAGCCCGTCTCAATTAATACAGCGGGCATTGATGTTTTACGCAGTACATAAAACCGAGCTTGGCGCACCCCGCGATCGCGCACACCTGCTAGCTGCAACAGGTAGCCATGAAGAGTCTGGGCTAGTTGGCTGCCACTCATGTAGTAGTAAGTTTCTAGTCCATTCACATCGGGACGATCTGCCCCGATAGAGTTGGCATGAATGCTCACAAACAGTTTGGCTCTCACCTGCTCTGCCAATTGCACCCGTGGTTCCAAATCCAGGTCACGATCGTCAACACGAGTTAGCACCACAGGTAGCCCTTGCTGTTGTAGACGGGCACCTACATTCAGGGCAATAGGCAACACTACATCCTTCTCCCGTAGCCCGCCAATGCCGACTGCCCCAGGATCTAAACCACCATGCCCAGGATCAATCACAACCACGGGTTGGTCTATGGGCACTGGTGAACTAGGGGGCAGCGTGGGTGCAGGGGGTAGAGAACTGGGTGGCTGGTCAATGGGTGGAACTGGCGGTGGCAGCGAATTGACTGACAACCGAGGGGGATTAGTGCTCACCGTAACTGGTGGAGTTGTGACCACTGGAGGAGCAGCAGGCGGCATGGGCGATCGCATCTGGAGCGCTAACACCTGTGGTGACACGGCATTAAGCCGCTCAATCCTAACACCAGCCGTGGGCAACACCCAAATCGATACGGTTTGAGCATCCTCCCGTTGCAAGCGAATGCGCTGAAGTGGACTGCCTGCTGGCAACTGGGGACCACGCACATCACTGGCTAGTCGGGCAGGAGTCAGTTGCAGCCGATATTCATCGCCCTGCCACTGGGCTTGGGGAGTGACAGGCTGGTTTACGTAAATTAACAATTGCCCCTTAGTAAGATTCAGTTCCACTGCTTGGATGGTCGCGATCGTTGCTGTTGGCGGTGCTGCCACTACCGGCGGCAGGGTATTGATTCTAGGGGCACGCTTGGGCAACAGTAACATCCCCCCCGATGGGCTAGGCACTAGTTTCCATTCCCCATGGGGAGCGCTCAGCGTTAGCATCAACTGGGTCGTAGTCGGTGTAGAGACTATGTTCACAGTTTCAACGCCATGACGCTCAATCCCGATTACACGCTGCGCTACTGTTGCCGCAGGTTGCGTATTGGGGAAGTCAAGTATCAGAGTTCGTTGATCGTCGCTCCGTTGCATACGGACGTTGGGCAAGGCCCCACTGGTTTGAATTAACAAGCCGTCGATCGTTGGCTGCACCTGATTGATGACTGTTGCTGTCTCTGGGGGAGAGGCCACAACCGACATTGGTACTGCCTGCGATGTAATTGGTGGTGACGGAGATGGAGCCACAGTCACAGGTTGCTGGGTTATCGACTGAGGAGGGGGCAGTTGTACAGTCCAGTGTGTCGGCGACAGTCCCCGAAACTGAATTTGTTTTGGATCCAGTAAATACCCCGGCTCTAGTTCTATGATCACACGAGCAGTAGAATCATTAAGTTGCACAGCTCGAACATAGCGAACATGCCCCCCCACAGTCTGGGTTAGGGTTGGTTCATCCAGTAGAATCCCCGGTAACTCAATTACTAACCGGGTTGGGTCAGCTAACAAATAGGCTTGGGGTTGCACCGGACGATCGACTTTAAACTCCAGTCGGTTCTGGGCACGATCGAACGGTACTAGCTCCAATCCAGTTGTCCACGCGGGCAACGATGCCAACACAATGACCAGGCAACTGACAATCCCTAAAAGCAACCAGCGAATTCTCATGCAGTACTAGGTAGATGAAAATGACGTAGTGCTGAGTAACAGAAGTGGCGCGATCGTAAAACCACGCAACCAAGTACCCAATAGTAACCAGATTCAGCCAGCCCGCAACAACATTTATGGGTTAGTCCTACACAACCAGGAGTAAAGAAGAAAGCAAACCATGGTTACTGGTCAAGCCTCTAGCTAAAACATCTGTATCTTTAATTCCTTCAAGCTCTGCATCATTGGCTAAAGAAAATCTAACTTTGGTTGCCTGCGGAGTGCACCATAGAGACCCCCTGAACACTATTTCGCATTCACATCCCCGAAAACCACAAACTGGGCGATGGTCGGCGTACCCTCATGGTTCGAACGCTGGTTCAAGATTTGCAAGTAGGTCAAACGAAAATCCTCCGGCAGCGCCGCTTGCTCTGGGGACATTGGGTTTACATTGCGGCCACTCGGCTCAAAGATGGTTTGCTGCTGGTCATTGCAACCCAAACTGCTCCCAAAACTGCAATCGCAGATTACGCCAAAAGGTGGTCTGTCGAAACTCTATTTGGCATCCTCAAGACAAGAGGGTGTTGTTTAGAATCAACCCATGTGCAAGCGGGAGAGCAACTGTGCAAGCTCTTGGCACTCTTGGTATTAACCTTATGCTGCGTGGTGCTGATTGGCGAATGGTTACACGAGTTTCAGTCTTTAGTCATCAAAAAGCATGGGCGCAGAAGCAAGAGTCTCTTTCGCTATGGCTATGACTATTTGCGATCGATTGTGCTCGACCTAGAGTCCAAGATGGACGATTTTCTAATAGTTCTACAATTTTTGTTTTGTACTTAGACGTACTAACCTGAGAAATGGTCAGGTGTCCAAACCTCCCATGTCACAAGGTGTTGAGCACTCTAACCGAAGATCCTCAGCAAGGGAGGCAAGGTATACCCAAACCTCCCATACCACAAGGCGTTGAGCACTAACCAATTTTTCTATAATGATTATCTATAAGTTTGTGTGTCCAAACCGCTGATGCCACAAGGTGTTGAGCACTGTTTACCCTGCTTTTGTATCCTGAGCAATTTTACCGAGCGACTTCAAGGCTGTGCCCAGTTCCATGGGAAATAGAACTACGGTGTTAGAAGGACTATTGGCCAATCCATCGATCGTCTGGAGCGTGCGTAATTCGAGAGCGATCGGGTTCCTTTCCATGAGTTGAGCAGCTTCAGCAAGGTTAGCAGCAGCTAGATGGTCGCCCTCAGCTTTAGTAATAGTTGCTCGTTTTTCCCGCTCGGCTGAGGCTTGCCTCGACATCACCTTTTTCAGTTCTTCCGGCAAGTCAAAATCCTGAAGTTGGATAGAATCTATTCTCAAGCCCCAGTCCTTTACTTTTTCTCCGACGATCGCCGCAATGTCTGCCTGAATTTTTTCTCGTTCAGCCAGAAGCTCATCTAGAGAAGAAGATCCCACTACATCCCGCAGGGCCGACTGAGCATATTGGGAAGTTGCAAAACTATAGTTCTGGACTTTGGTTACGGCTTTGCCAGGGTCTTTGACACTCAAAAATAAAGCGCCATCAATTACTACAGGCACATTGTCTTTGGTGATCGCTCGTTGGCGAGGAATATTAATTACTTGTACCCTGGTATCGATAAAGTGCACTTTCTCGATAAAAGGGATGACATAAAAGACTCCAGAGCCTCTAGTTTCCGAGAATTTGCCCAAGGTGAGAATAACTCCTTTCTCCCATTCAGCCGCAACACGCACGCCAGATGTAACCTGCCCCCATAGGAAACTGAACACTGCAGCTCCTGCAATTTGGGGTAGAGGTATATTCTGCCTAGTCTGGACTCCCCGCAAAGCTGCCCAAAACAAAGGAATTGTAACTATCCAAAAGAGCAAACCCCGAATCGGGCCACCCAAAGATACATGCGCCACACCCGGTGTGGCGTAAACTCTAGAACCTTCCCGTTCTTCACTGACAATTTTTCTAAAAGACGAGTAATCCATGTCAGCCATATCATTTCTCCACAGACAGCTATTCTGTTTATGTTTTTAGATTACAGTGACTACTCCATGGATTACGGAATCACCAGAAACTCCGTCTAGCAAATTAGTCAGTGAAGCGAGGGCTTCTACTCAAAGCAGCATATAACTCGTGAATGTTCACGTCTCAGAGCTGCATTGACACCCCGGAATATCCTCAATCGCCCTGAATCCCTAACAAGGGTTTTATCTTTTTATCCTAAGTACAGGACAAAAACTGTAAAACCTTCAGAAACTCATCTATTTTGGACTTTAGATTGAGGCAGATTGATCGCAAGTAATCATAGCTATGGCAAAACAGGCTCTTGGCTCCACGACCACGGGATTTGATGATTAACGGTTGCAACTTATGGAACTATGCACCAATCAGCACCGCCCAGCATAAGGTTAACGCCAAGAGTGCCAAGAGCTTGCATAGTCGCTCTCTCGCTTGCACATGCGTTGATTCTCAAAAAACCTCTCGTTTTCAGGATGCCAAAACCCTCTCGTTTTCAGGATGCCGACGAGGGTTTGCACAAATCACCTTTTGGCGTAATCCGCAATGGCGTGTTCAGGAAGGTCACAATGGTACGGGCGATTTGAGCGTAGTCCAATTCATGCTCCCAGAAAAATCGTTGGATGCGTTTGTAATGAGAATCAGTTTGGGCTTTGCCACTAAAGGCTGTTGCCAGTTCGCTGAAATTGACGGTTTTGACTCGGATCAGTGCTATCAGAAAAGCTGCCAAAAAGCTCAATCTTGCGCCATGCCACGCTAGATGGGGTCGCAGTTTGGTCTGAAGTAGAGTAACTTGGTGCATAAGGGTTTTGCTGTGAAGGTGGTAATTCTCATGAAACCCTCTTTTCTTTACTATTAGCAAATTTTTGTCCTATGCTTAGTGACAGTACTTAGGGTTAGCAATTACGACGCATAGCAAAGTGTCCAAACCTCCAATATCACAAGGCACTGGGCATGATTGTAAACCTTCTAGACGTTCGACAAAGCTTTTAGAAGATTTTCTGGAAGATCAATAAATTTACTGATGCCTGATGCTTGAAAAGCAAAAATACTCGTAT
This region of Cyanobacteriota bacterium genomic DNA includes:
- a CDS encoding N-acetylmuramoyl-L-alanine amidase, coding for MRIRWLLLGIVSCLVIVLASLPAWTTGLELVPFDRAQNRLEFKVDRPVQPQAYLLADPTRLVIELPGILLDEPTLTQTVGGHVRYVRAVQLNDSTARVIIELEPGYLLDPKQIQFRGLSPTHWTVQLPPPQSITQQPVTVAPSPSPPITSQAVPMSVVASPPETATVINQVQPTIDGLLIQTSGALPNVRMQRSDDQRTLILDFPNTQPAATVAQRVIGIERHGVETVNIVSTPTTTQLMLTLSAPHGEWKLVPSPSGGMLLLPKRAPRINTLPPVVAAPPTATIATIQAVELNLTKGQLLIYVNQPVTPQAQWQGDEYRLQLTPARLASDVRGPQLPAGSPLQRIRLQREDAQTVSIWVLPTAGVRIERLNAVSPQVLALQMRSPMPPAAPPVVTTPPVTVSTNPPRLSVNSLPPPVPPIDQPPSSLPPAPTLPPSSPVPIDQPVVVIDPGHGGLDPGAVGIGGLREKDVVLPIALNVGARLQQQGLPVVLTRVDDRDLDLEPRVQLAEQVRAKLFVSIHANSIGADRPDVNGLETYYYMSGSQLAQTLHGYLLQLAGVRDRGVRQARFYVLRKTSMPAVLIETGYVSGYEDANRLRNPIAQQQIADAIAQGILQYLTYSRS
- a CDS encoding SPFH domain-containing protein; protein product: MADMDYSSFRKIVSEEREGSRVYATPGVAHVSLGGPIRGLLFWIVTIPLFWAALRGVQTRQNIPLPQIAGAAVFSFLWGQVTSGVRVAAEWEKGVILTLGKFSETRGSGVFYVIPFIEKVHFIDTRVQVINIPRQRAITKDNVPVVIDGALFLSVKDPGKAVTKVQNYSFATSQYAQSALRDVVGSSSLDELLAEREKIQADIAAIVGEKVKDWGLRIDSIQLQDFDLPEELKKVMSRQASAEREKRATITKAEGDHLAAANLAEAAQLMERNPIALELRTLQTIDGLANSPSNTVVLFPMELGTALKSLGKIAQDTKAG